The Xanthomonas sontii genome contains a region encoding:
- a CDS encoding serine/threonine-protein kinase: MPAPASRTVQILKADSFGRILLLGEGEARFVRRDLTASPWWLRLPAWWLARREALALRQLNGMAATPQLRGWDGTFLDRSYLDGAAMYQRPPRGDLAYFRAARRLLQQVHRRGVAHNDLAKEANWLVLEDGSPALIDFQLAVRGAPRSRWMRLLAREDLRHLLKHKRMYCAHALTPVERRLLKRHSWVRELWFASGKPVYRFVTRRLLKWEDNEGQGPKP, encoded by the coding sequence ATGCCTGCCCCCGCTTCCCGCACCGTCCAGATCCTCAAGGCCGACAGCTTCGGCCGCATCCTGCTGCTGGGCGAGGGCGAGGCGCGCTTCGTCCGCCGCGACCTCACCGCCTCGCCGTGGTGGCTGCGGCTGCCCGCGTGGTGGCTGGCGCGGCGCGAGGCGCTCGCCTTGCGACAGCTGAACGGCATGGCGGCGACGCCGCAGCTGCGCGGCTGGGACGGCACCTTCCTGGATCGCAGTTATCTGGACGGCGCGGCGATGTACCAGCGGCCGCCGCGCGGCGACCTGGCCTATTTCCGCGCTGCGCGGCGCCTGCTGCAGCAAGTGCACCGGCGCGGGGTGGCGCACAACGACCTGGCCAAGGAAGCGAACTGGCTGGTACTGGAAGACGGCAGCCCGGCGCTGATCGATTTCCAGCTGGCCGTGCGCGGCGCGCCGCGTTCGCGCTGGATGCGCCTGCTGGCGCGCGAAGACCTGCGCCATCTGCTCAAGCACAAGCGCATGTACTGCGCGCACGCGCTGACCCCGGTCGAGCGGCGCCTGCTCAAGCGCCATTCCTGGGTGCGCGAACTGTGGTTCGCCAGCGGCAAGCCGGTGTACCGCTTCGTCACCCGGCGCCTGCTCAAGTGGGAAGACAACGAGGGACAGGGGCCGAAGCCCTGA